Proteins encoded by one window of Monoglobus pectinilyticus:
- the jag gene encoding RNA-binding cell elongation regulator Jag/EloR: MPRKIEKNAKSKEEALRLAAEEFGVSIEELSYTVEREIGKGILGRLLGREVIISAWITKEAQEEEQLRNAREQRRQVRERKAAESAKKTDASKQNNKNTEIEKPLIKKEQPAAKKEQPVKKQAAVQTSDGETEKQQETSKQQEQAPKKERNREVTEKSVSDAQYFAENVIHMMGLPEAKVEASNGGSAVDVEVSGERMGLLIGKRGDTLDAVQYLTSLYVNREKNSYIKVNIDTEGYRAKREETLIKLAHSLERRVLRERKPVTLEPMSPNERRIIHSALQDNDRIKTYSVGEEPNRKVVVALQD, encoded by the coding sequence ATGCCAAGAAAAATAGAAAAAAACGCAAAAAGTAAAGAGGAAGCGTTAAGGCTTGCCGCTGAAGAATTCGGAGTTTCCATTGAGGAACTTTCTTATACGGTTGAGAGAGAAATCGGCAAAGGAATTCTTGGACGGCTGCTTGGCAGAGAGGTTATTATTTCGGCTTGGATAACGAAGGAAGCGCAGGAGGAAGAACAGCTCCGCAACGCGAGAGAGCAGCGAAGACAGGTTCGTGAGAGAAAAGCCGCTGAATCGGCGAAAAAAACCGATGCTTCAAAACAAAATAATAAGAACACTGAAATAGAAAAACCGCTGATAAAAAAAGAACAGCCGGCGGCTAAGAAGGAACAGCCGGTTAAGAAACAGGCTGCCGTTCAGACTTCTGACGGTGAGACTGAAAAACAGCAGGAGACGTCAAAACAGCAGGAACAGGCTCCTAAAAAGGAAAGAAACCGTGAGGTCACAGAAAAGTCAGTGAGCGACGCACAGTATTTTGCTGAGAATGTTATACACATGATGGGGCTTCCGGAGGCTAAGGTTGAAGCTTCAAACGGCGGAAGCGCAGTGGATGTTGAAGTTTCAGGCGAGAGAATGGGCTTGCTTATAGGAAAGCGCGGTGATACGCTTGACGCTGTTCAGTATCTTACCAGCCTGTATGTAAATAGGGAGAAAAATTCCTATATAAAGGTAAATATTGATACTGAAGGATATCGTGCAAAGCGTGAGGAGACCCTGATAAAGCTGGCGCATAGCTTAGAGAGACGCGTTCTCAGAGAGAGAAAGCCCGTCACCCTTGAACCTATGTCTCCGAACGAGAGAAGAATAATTCATTCTGCTCTTCAGGATAATGACCGGATAAAGACCTACAGTGTTGGCGAGGAGCCAAACCGTAAGGTGGTTGTAGCGCTTCAGGACTAG
- a CDS encoding acetylornithine/succinylornithine family transaminase yields MGYNFFENKDCEYYPCHKAERINCLFCFCPLYSTDCGGNFKWIYDRNGKLIKDCSNCIIPHTDGGYEYVTGRLAGKGDKKMEEHMSLEQVIDLDKKYYMNTFGDRIPLCFTEGNGIELTSTDGDVYKDFFAGIAVCSLGYNHERLTRELTEQVKQLIHTSSVYYVENQARLAEMLVKHSCGDRVFFCSTGAEANEGAIKLAKKYQVEKGNKNKIEFVTLKNSFHGRTLATVAATGQPKYQAPYQPLIEKFVHIDRDDISGLENAVNENTAGIMIELIQGESGVNPVSREFAEKAAELCRKNDIALIVDEVQTGIGRTGKLFAYELYDLKPDIVTMAKGLGGGVPIGAFCASEKFASAFKPGDHGTTFGGNPLSTRAGLVVLDELIHGGVLENIGETGSYLFDKLRQLADANSKIANVRGRGLMCGLEFSEPIAKEIGEKLRENKVLVGVVGDRVLRIVPPLIVTKSDIDYLINALKEAI; encoded by the coding sequence ATGGGATATAATTTTTTTGAAAATAAGGATTGTGAATATTACCCTTGTCATAAAGCGGAGCGGATAAATTGTCTGTTCTGCTTTTGTCCTTTATATAGTACAGACTGCGGCGGAAACTTCAAATGGATATATGACAGGAATGGCAAACTGATTAAGGATTGCTCCAATTGTATAATTCCGCATACAGATGGCGGATATGAGTATGTGACAGGGCGTCTTGCAGGAAAAGGAGATAAAAAGATGGAAGAGCATATGAGTTTGGAACAGGTAATCGATTTGGATAAAAAGTATTATATGAATACCTTTGGCGACAGAATACCTTTATGTTTTACTGAGGGAAACGGAATAGAACTTACGTCAACGGACGGAGACGTGTATAAGGATTTTTTTGCGGGCATAGCTGTCTGCTCACTGGGATATAACCATGAAAGACTGACCCGTGAACTGACCGAACAAGTAAAACAGCTTATACATACATCCAGCGTATATTACGTTGAAAATCAAGCGAGACTTGCAGAAATGCTGGTTAAGCACAGCTGCGGCGACAGAGTGTTTTTTTGCAGCACAGGCGCCGAGGCAAATGAAGGCGCGATAAAACTTGCGAAAAAATATCAGGTAGAGAAAGGAAATAAAAATAAGATTGAATTTGTTACCCTTAAAAACTCGTTTCACGGACGAACCCTGGCCACTGTGGCAGCTACAGGTCAGCCCAAATATCAAGCGCCGTATCAGCCTTTGATAGAAAAGTTTGTTCATATAGACAGAGACGATATATCAGGGCTGGAGAATGCTGTCAATGAAAATACCGCCGGAATCATGATTGAACTGATACAGGGCGAGAGCGGAGTGAATCCTGTGAGCCGGGAGTTTGCGGAAAAGGCAGCTGAACTTTGCAGAAAAAATGACATTGCACTTATTGTGGATGAGGTTCAGACAGGAATTGGCAGAACCGGAAAACTTTTTGCATATGAACTTTATGATTTAAAACCTGACATTGTTACAATGGCAAAGGGGTTGGGCGGAGGAGTTCCAATAGGAGCCTTCTGCGCTAGCGAGAAATTTGCTTCAGCGTTTAAACCCGGTGACCATGGAACCACTTTCGGAGGAAACCCTCTGTCAACCAGGGCCGGATTGGTAGTTTTGGATGAACTTATACACGGCGGAGTATTGGAAAATATCGGAGAGACAGGTTCATACTTATTTGATAAATTAAGACAGCTGGCGGATGCAAATTCAAAAATTGCAAATGTGCGCGGCCGCGGACTGATGTGCGGACTGGAGTTTTCAGAACCTATAGCCAAAGAGATAGGTGAAAAGCTTAGGGAGAATAAAGTTTTGGTAGGCGTTGTGGGCGATAGGGTTCTGCGTATAGTACCGCCGCTTATAGTGACAAAATCCGATATTGATTATTTAATTAACGCTTTAAAGGAGGCAATATAA
- the argF gene encoding ornithine carbamoyltransferase has product MKHFISLHDITHEEFSQLLSLADKLKKEQKSGKEHHILKGKTLGMIFTKSSTRTRVSFEVGMYQLGGQALFLSSNDIQLGRGETIYDTANVLSRFLDGIMIRTFDHQDVLDLAKYGTIPIINGLTDLLHPCQALADLMTIQEHKGQLRGLKLAYIGDGNNVAHSLMYACAKAGMDISIGTPAGYECDKEIVANAVEDAKSMGSKVVLTNDPVEAIKDADVVYTDTWASMGQEAEKAERAEIFKDYQVNSKLFGYSKPDSVFMHCLPAYRGYEVTEDVIDSGRSIIFDEAENRLHAQKAVMAMLMVGDNK; this is encoded by the coding sequence ATGAAACATTTTATTAGTTTGCATGACATTACACATGAGGAGTTTTCCCAGCTTTTATCTTTGGCTGATAAGCTCAAGAAAGAACAAAAATCTGGGAAAGAACACCATATATTAAAAGGTAAAACTTTGGGTATGATATTTACGAAGTCGTCAACCAGAACCCGTGTGTCTTTCGAGGTTGGAATGTATCAGCTCGGCGGTCAGGCGCTGTTTTTAAGCTCAAATGATATTCAGCTGGGCAGAGGCGAGACTATTTACGATACGGCTAATGTTCTGAGCAGATTTTTAGACGGAATTATGATTAGAACATTTGACCATCAGGACGTTCTGGATTTAGCAAAGTACGGCACTATTCCAATTATTAACGGTCTTACTGATTTGCTTCATCCGTGTCAGGCGCTTGCAGATTTGATGACTATTCAAGAGCATAAAGGTCAGCTCCGAGGCCTTAAATTGGCGTATATAGGCGACGGCAATAACGTTGCACATTCGCTGATGTATGCCTGCGCTAAAGCGGGAATGGATATAAGTATCGGAACTCCGGCAGGCTATGAATGCGATAAGGAGATTGTGGCAAACGCTGTTGAGGACGCGAAAAGTATGGGAAGCAAGGTTGTTTTGACAAACGACCCTGTGGAGGCTATAAAAGACGCGGACGTTGTCTATACTGATACATGGGCAAGTATGGGTCAAGAAGCGGAAAAGGCAGAGAGAGCTGAAATATTTAAAGATTATCAGGTGAATTCGAAATTATTCGGGTACTCAAAGCCTGACAGTGTGTTTATGCACTGCTTGCCGGCGTACAGAGGTTATGAAGTGACAGAGGATGTTATTGACAGCGGAAGAAGTATCATATTTGACGAGGCAGAGAACAGACTTCATGCCCAAAAGGCGGTTATGGCTATGTTGATGGTAGGTGACAATAAGTAA
- a CDS encoding GNAT family N-acetyltransferase — MDKLYAFEVKRASEEDIPAIIKITKDAFLKYCEMAGLSYDIEALNETYDDVKHDIETKEVYVVFIDNEPIGAVRIELQDNNEAYLSRFAVKSSERNNGIGKTLMNVVDSVMRENGVKYLRLHTGSHVTPLIRFYYGRGFYIASVENSRGYPRAELIKDYTKNPQERFCK, encoded by the coding sequence ATGGATAAGCTTTATGCGTTTGAGGTAAAAAGAGCCAGCGAGGAGGATATTCCTGCAATCATCAAGATAACAAAGGACGCGTTTTTGAAATATTGTGAAATGGCCGGTCTGAGTTACGATATAGAGGCTCTTAACGAAACATACGATGATGTTAAGCATGATATAGAGACCAAAGAGGTCTATGTAGTTTTTATAGACAACGAGCCTATAGGTGCGGTTCGTATCGAGCTCCAGGACAATAACGAGGCGTATCTGAGCAGATTCGCGGTTAAGTCCAGCGAGAGGAATAACGGTATAGGAAAGACGCTGATGAATGTTGTTGACAGCGTTATGCGTGAGAACGGAGTAAAATATCTGCGTCTGCATACAGGTTCCCACGTGACCCCTCTGATAAGGTTTTACTACGGCAGAGGTTTTTACATAGCTTCAGTAGAGAACAGCCGCGGATATCCCAGAGCTGAACTTATAAAGGATTATACAAAGAATCCTCAGGAGCGTTTTTGTAAATAA
- the asnS gene encoding asparagine--tRNA ligase, translated as MRISELYKNRFEGDSVSVSGWIRTLRCSKSFGFIELNDGSSFKNLQIVIEEDKLENYSEVSKLSVGSSVSVKGNLEFTPEAKQPFELKASEVEIQGVSAPDYPLQKKRHSFEFLRTIPHLRPRTNSLSAVFRVRSMLAQAIHRYFSEHGFIYVNTPIITGSDCEGAGEMFRLTAGDPNSAEKREFFGKPASLTVSGQLEGEDFAMAFGNIYTFGPTFRAENSNTARHAAEFWMVEPEMAFAGLKEDMDLAEDLLKYLIKFVLSEACDELNFFNSFVDKCLLERLNNVADNSFVRITYTEAVEKLKAAKKEFNFPVEWGIDLQTEHERYLTEEVYKRPVFVTDYPKDIKAFYMRLNDDGKTVAAVDCLVPGVGEIIGGSQREERLSVLEERMEELGLSQEDYKRYLDLRRYGTCKHAGFGLGFERLVMYVTGMQNIRDVIPYPRIVNNLV; from the coding sequence ATGAGAATAAGCGAGTTATATAAAAATAGATTTGAAGGAGATTCAGTCAGCGTAAGCGGCTGGATAAGAACACTTAGATGTTCTAAGAGTTTTGGGTTTATAGAATTAAATGACGGGTCTTCGTTTAAAAACCTTCAAATCGTTATTGAAGAAGATAAGCTGGAGAACTATTCAGAGGTTTCAAAACTGAGCGTCGGTTCTTCTGTCTCGGTTAAAGGAAATCTGGAATTCACGCCGGAAGCCAAACAGCCATTTGAGCTGAAAGCGTCTGAAGTAGAAATACAAGGCGTCAGCGCGCCGGATTATCCTTTGCAGAAGAAAAGGCATTCGTTTGAGTTTTTGAGAACTATTCCTCATCTGAGACCAAGGACGAATTCGCTGTCAGCCGTTTTCAGAGTTCGTTCTATGCTGGCTCAGGCTATTCACAGATATTTTTCGGAACATGGGTTTATATATGTCAATACTCCTATCATAACCGGAAGCGACTGCGAAGGAGCCGGGGAGATGTTCAGACTGACAGCGGGAGACCCAAACAGTGCTGAAAAGCGAGAATTTTTCGGAAAGCCGGCGTCTCTTACAGTGAGCGGACAGCTTGAGGGCGAGGACTTTGCCATGGCTTTTGGGAATATATATACTTTCGGACCGACGTTCAGAGCTGAAAACAGCAACACAGCCCGTCATGCGGCGGAGTTTTGGATGGTTGAGCCCGAAATGGCGTTTGCCGGACTGAAAGAGGATATGGATTTGGCGGAGGACCTCTTAAAGTATCTGATAAAGTTTGTTCTGTCTGAGGCATGCGATGAGCTTAACTTCTTCAATAGTTTTGTGGACAAGTGTCTGCTGGAGCGGCTGAATAATGTTGCGGATAACAGTTTTGTAAGAATAACCTATACTGAGGCGGTGGAAAAACTAAAAGCCGCAAAAAAAGAGTTTAACTTCCCGGTTGAATGGGGGATTGACTTACAAACAGAGCATGAGAGGTATTTGACAGAAGAGGTTTATAAGCGCCCGGTGTTTGTAACCGATTATCCTAAGGATATCAAAGCGTTTTATATGAGACTGAATGATGACGGAAAGACTGTTGCGGCTGTGGACTGTTTAGTTCCCGGAGTAGGCGAAATAATAGGCGGCAGTCAGCGTGAAGAGCGGCTGAGCGTTCTTGAGGAGCGTATGGAGGAACTGGGACTATCTCAGGAGGACTATAAGCGTTATCTGGATCTGAGACGTTATGGAACATGCAAACATGCCGGATTTGGTCTTGGATTTGAACGTTTGGTTATGTATGTGACAGGTATGCAGAATATTAGGGATGTTATACCATATCCCAGAATAGTGAATAATTTGGTTTAA
- a CDS encoding tetratricopeptide repeat protein: protein MFDLVWKLLLLVALVFIIVKRAGIVALFAKYKYSKGDYNGALKIFRIADKVGNLGIGDKILFGYNCLRCGELAAAKNVFSMAYMLSKPASADRFRIMSLQALVAWKEGDIELAVGKLEDVYNQGFKNTNIYQNLGIMYNLSGDYEKALAFNKEAYDYNSDDNIIVDNLADTYSLMGEYKEAEKIYEDLINREPEPRFPEAYYGYGEVLINLGKTHEGIDMIEKSLTKPFSFLSLKTKEDIENMLSSYKQQAGEAV, encoded by the coding sequence ATGTTTGATTTGGTTTGGAAGCTGCTGCTTTTGGTGGCTCTTGTATTTATAATAGTAAAGCGTGCCGGTATTGTTGCGCTGTTTGCCAAATATAAATATAGCAAGGGTGACTATAACGGAGCGCTTAAGATTTTCAGAATTGCCGACAAGGTAGGAAATTTAGGTATAGGGGATAAGATTCTGTTTGGTTACAATTGTCTCAGATGCGGGGAATTGGCAGCGGCTAAGAATGTATTCAGCATGGCTTATATGCTGTCTAAGCCTGCGTCTGCCGATAGGTTCAGGATAATGTCTCTTCAGGCGCTGGTTGCCTGGAAAGAAGGGGATATTGAACTGGCGGTAGGAAAGCTGGAGGACGTATATAACCAGGGCTTTAAGAACACTAATATTTATCAAAATTTAGGAATAATGTATAATCTCAGCGGTGATTATGAAAAAGCCTTGGCTTTTAACAAAGAAGCGTATGACTATAACAGCGATGACAATATAATTGTTGATAATCTAGCCGATACTTACAGTTTAATGGGTGAGTATAAAGAGGCGGAAAAGATATATGAAGATTTAATAAACAGGGAACCCGAGCCGAGATTCCCGGAAGCATATTACGGATATGGAGAGGTTTTAATAAATCTTGGGAAAACACATGAGGGAATAGACATGATTGAGAAGTCTCTGACAAAGCCGTTTTCTTTTCTTAGTTTAAAAACCAAAGAGGATATAGAAAATATGCTTAGCTCATATAAACAGCAGGCAGGAGAAGCAGTATAG